One genomic window of Thiohalophilus sp. includes the following:
- a CDS encoding four helix bundle protein, producing MAFEDLDVWKRASTLSADIYIEMQKIRDYGFRDQITRSGLSVPSNIAEGVDRSSAKETMNFLSYAKGSCAELRTQILIGMKIGYISKDIGINWANETREISAMLVGLSKTIKNQ from the coding sequence ATGGCTTTTGAAGATTTGGATGTCTGGAAACGTGCCTCAACTTTAAGCGCTGATATTTATATAGAAATGCAAAAAATCAGGGATTATGGTTTTCGGGATCAGATAACGCGTTCGGGCCTTTCAGTTCCCAGTAATATTGCGGAAGGTGTTGACAGAAGTTCAGCGAAAGAAACTATGAACTTCCTATCATACGCAAAAGGTTCTTGCGCCGAGCTGAGAACACAGATCTTAATCGGAATGAAAATTGGCTATATTTCGAAAGATATTGGCATAAATTGGGCAAACGAGACCCGGGAGATATCTGCTATGCTAGTCGGTCTTTCAAAAACAATAAAGAATCAGTGA
- a CDS encoding mannose-1-phosphate guanylyltransferase/mannose-6-phosphate isomerase — MDLQPVILSGGTGSRLWPVSREHYPKQLLALFSEQTLIQDTVSRLEGLDRDADDLTMRPPIVVCNEEHRFFIAEQLRQIDCPPEAIILEPQGRNTAPALTLAALAIAAQDPDTIMLVMPADHVILDQASFQTSLRHGIAQAGQGKLVTFGIEPTRAETGYGYIHKGKPIDNDPVACAIDRFVEKPDQTTAESYVASGDYLWNSGMFMMQAGVWNSAIEICAPAIYNAVQQAFANREDDRDFVRVDKTAFLASPSDSIDYAVMEKLSGDSASATFYPVVVPMSAGWSDIGIWSTLWEVSDKDAGGNVIKGDVYALDNEDCLLFSNQRHIATVGLKETIVVETADAILVADRNRSQDVKQVVDYLKSTSRAEYLTHRKVYRPWGSYESIDTGNRYQVKRITVKPGAALSLQMHHHRAEHWVIVTGTAYVTRGEEQFLVTENESTFIPLGVKHRLENRGSIPLEIIEVQSGSYLGEDDIVRFDDAYGRGDSKC, encoded by the coding sequence ATGGACTTGCAGCCCGTCATCCTCTCCGGCGGAACCGGTTCGCGCCTGTGGCCGGTATCGCGGGAGCATTATCCCAAGCAGTTGCTGGCCCTGTTTTCCGAACAGACCCTGATTCAGGATACGGTCAGCCGTCTGGAGGGACTGGACCGTGATGCCGACGATTTGACCATGCGGCCGCCGATTGTGGTCTGCAATGAAGAACACCGCTTCTTTATTGCCGAGCAGCTGCGCCAGATCGACTGTCCGCCCGAGGCGATTATTCTCGAACCCCAGGGCCGCAACACTGCCCCGGCCCTGACCCTGGCCGCGCTGGCCATTGCCGCACAGGATCCGGATACCATTATGCTGGTGATGCCCGCGGACCACGTGATTCTGGACCAGGCCAGCTTCCAGACGAGTCTGCGCCACGGCATTGCCCAGGCCGGGCAGGGCAAGCTGGTGACTTTCGGGATCGAGCCGACCCGTGCCGAGACCGGCTATGGGTATATTCACAAAGGCAAGCCGATTGACAACGATCCGGTCGCTTGCGCGATTGACCGCTTTGTGGAAAAGCCGGATCAGACTACGGCCGAATCCTACGTCGCCAGTGGTGATTATCTCTGGAATAGCGGCATGTTCATGATGCAGGCGGGCGTCTGGAACAGCGCGATCGAAATCTGCGCCCCGGCGATTTACAACGCAGTGCAACAGGCTTTCGCCAACCGCGAGGACGATCGGGACTTTGTTCGCGTCGACAAGACGGCCTTTCTTGCTTCCCCCAGCGATTCCATAGACTACGCGGTGATGGAAAAGCTCAGCGGGGATTCGGCCAGCGCGACATTTTATCCCGTGGTGGTGCCCATGTCCGCCGGCTGGTCGGATATCGGTATCTGGTCCACCCTGTGGGAAGTCTCCGACAAGGACGCCGGGGGAAATGTCATCAAAGGCGATGTCTACGCCCTGGATAACGAGGATTGCCTGCTGTTCAGCAATCAGCGCCACATCGCAACGGTCGGCCTGAAAGAAACCATCGTCGTGGAAACCGCGGATGCGATACTGGTCGCGGACAGAAACCGCTCCCAGGATGTGAAACAGGTCGTCGATTACCTCAAGAGCACCAGCCGCGCGGAATACCTGACCCATCGCAAGGTCTACCGCCCCTGGGGCAGCTACGAGTCCATCGATACAGGCAACCGCTACCAGGTCAAACGCATTACGGTAAAGCCGGGCGCGGCCCTGTCGCTGCAAATGCATCACCACCGCGCCGAACACTGGGTCATCGTCACCGGCACCGCCTACGTCACCCGCGGCGAGGAACAGTTTCTGGTCACCGAAAACGAATCGACATTTATTCCACTGGGCGTCAAACACCGCCTCGAAAACCGCGGCAGCATCCCGCTGGAGATCATCGAAGTCCAGTCCGGCAGCTACCTCGGCGAAGACGACATCGTGCGCTTTGACGACGCTTATGGAAGAGGTGATTCTAAATGTTGA